The nucleotide sequence TCCTTGGAAGGGCATCCTCCAAGGACTATGACGTGACACTGAGGTGAAGGTTCATCCTCCAAGGACCACCTTCCTCCCATATCGAGTAGCTAAGGCTCACAGTTGATGATATGGTCATGTCGTGCATCGACCTCGCGACCTCTTTTTTAACGAGAACGTTATCAACTTTCTGTACTCTCATCTACCCCCATCCCGTTACGACAAGGTTCTTTCAAATCTGCACTGCGCGCAACATGTCCACATTATCATCGCAAATCATGAGTTTTTGGAGCCAACTCGAAAACTCGTTTATTGCTCACGCTTTTATTAATTGTAAATCAAAACTATGTATttaaaaccgaaccaaaccaatTAATCTATTATCAACGGTTTGACGTTAGCTTTCAAAACCAAGAACATAAGGCTACACGGTATGAAGGTTAGTCCTCCACCGTCACGGACCGGCGACGAACCAAACACCACGCCGCCCCCCGCGTCCTGGGCGTCCTCTGCTCGACGTTGGGGACGACCACAAGAAGACAAAATTACTCCCCCCCCCCCTCACACACCCCTATACATagaatatatacacacacattttaGTCCATCCTCCCATTTTTACACCTCCATCCTCATTGCCCCATCCTCCTGCCCATCCTACGTGTCGCTTACGTGACAGACCATCCTTcaagggaggaccatcaccataccgtgtagcctaacAAACCATATAACTACTTCATCTAATACTTTAAATTCCTTGTGTTTCTAACATTGTGTACTTTTTCAAGTATAAATTGTTCATTTTTTCAAGTAAATGAGGGCAACAACCTCAACTGTTTGTTACAGTCTAGGTAAACCTATACCAACAATTGATGATGATAAGAATTTCCTAGATCATGTTACATATAATCACATACATCCTAAAACACGCAAGAAATAATAGAAGTAATAGTGAATGTATTCCATCTGAAACATAATATTGGCATCAATTTCTACTACTTAAAAGTATAGAAGGTACAAACATTAGTGTGTCAATGTAAAGTGTAACCTATCTAAAAACAATCTCCGTTTTGGTTTTCACCCTCATTCTTCTGCTCATACTGGTATTATATGTATCAGGTATGTGACCGCAACTTTTTAACCGGATCGGTTACACCGCCTCTGCTGCCAAAAATCGAAATTCTTGAATTCACACACAAAAAAACATCATCAAGCTACTGATTGTATTTTAAAGATAGGACTATGTTCAAGCATGTTATATTCTTGATCACAATTAACAGTTTCCAACAAGAAAAATCTTTTAACTACAAGAAAATGAATGCGTACCTGCTCGTTGAAATTTTTTAGAACCGTTAACAGCAACCTATCCCCAGTGATTTTTCTGATTCCTCGTATCATATCACATCTAGGGATCTTATGCTCCTGTTAAACCATAACAACATTAGATCAAGAAACTGGATATAAGAAAGTATATAATTTGTTGTCACTTACAATGTAGCTTCGTCGGAATTGTGTTATCTCCTTGATAGCTTTAGGGGGCAAAATCTTGGAAAGTGCTGCAATGAGTTCTGGAATTGGGATCCAAGGGGAAATCGGTTTCTTGACACAAACAGGAACTCCATCTAGTTTAGGCACTTGATCACATTCTTGAAATGGCTGACTGTTCATGCTCGTTAGCGTCTTGAAACTTATGACGAATTCGGGTAATATATGAGTGTTCATCTGACTGCTCCACACGATGTACTTCTTAGGAGACACCAAATCATCAACACCTGACTGAAAATCCTCGGAACTCGGATGCGATTGCTTAGATCCTCGACTCACAAGCTCTGTTTTCCCCAATAACACGCGGCAAAGCAAGATGTGTTTGATTCCATCTTCATCAGGAATTGCAGACTCCACACTGTTCATAATAAGCAATCATTATCAAAATATATTCTACCAATAAACCAAAACTAACATCAAATCCTATTGTTAAGGCTATGCCACTACAAACAACAACAATCGTACCcggtaaatcccacaaatagcaatgGCATTGGTACAGTATTCGTACCCGTACACGTACCTTTACCGAGAATACCGGTACTGAATTTGAACAAACAGGTACGATACCCGCTTCGGTACCACttggtttttattttagtttttgagCACTCGTACGGGTgctaaataggtaaaattgacaCGATTAAATAGGTAAAATTCGGTACCAATACTCTTGGGCTTGCTTTGATGATGGGAAGGCCATCGGTACGTTACGGGTACTagtatttagaaaaaaaatagtACGGGAATTTCAGTACAATACCTGCTTTGGTACCACTTggttttattttagtttttgagCACTCGTAGAGGTgctaaataggtaaaattggcACGATTACTAATATAGTACGAGTACAATAGGTAAAATTCGGTACCAATACCCTTTTCACCCGTACCCGTATCGATACCAAAAGTACCGAATACCAAAACAATAAAACTGAATACCAATACATGTACCGAATAGCTAAAATCAGTACGTTACGGGTACTagtatttagaaaaaaaaaattgtccaTCCCTAGTCTGGCCTAGCAACGATGAGTCAATAACAAAAACAGTAGACAAGCAACCAGACCTAAAGAAGAGctacaaaataacaaaaataagTTTAGGAATTAAGATCAACTGACCTTTCAAGAGGAGAATGATCAGCAGAAAGCACAATTCCATGATCAAACAAGCCATCCTTGTTAATATTATCATACCCAAATCCATGTAAAACAATCTTATTAATCTCATCCTTTGATCCACCAAACCAAGCATACTTAACATTAGCATCACCACCATTCCTCTTCTCCACAGCTTTCACAAAAATCTGGAAACTACTAATCCTTGCTTGACTAATAACACTAGCATTAAACATGTTCCTATGAATATACTCAACTCCAACACCAATCCCAATCTCACCCAACCTATTCACAAACTTCTTCCCAATAATTCCACACAATTTATCACTCTCATCCAACCGTACCAATCCATTTATTCCAATCAAATCATGCTTCTCCACACTTGGGCCTCCAGAAACACCACTCTCGCAATCAGAAACCTCACCCTCATCTTCAACAACAGGAGTGTAGTAGACACCGCCTCCTTTGCTTCCGAAACTCGACgaaacttcttcttcttcaacgtCGTTACGCACTCTCCGATGATCCACCAATAAATGTGACATTGTACAAAGTATACTTAACGTATTAAACCAACCAAAAGCTATGAATGAGTAATTCTACGCGAATCGCTTGAACAAAACGCAGAGCATAAAAATATATCAAAAGAGATTCCAATACCAAACCGACTAGAAACAAAACCACCAATATACGTGTGCATCAATAAAGTTGGGGAAGAATAAACAAACTAATAAGTGCATATATATTACAGGCACGCCAACGGATTCTGTTGAGGGAGAATCAACTGTCTGCATGAGGATTCAGAAATAAATAATAATAGCAGAGGCAGTGCGGCGGAAACTGGTGGCGATGGCCACCGGTATTTATTATAGGGTGGCGAGGCGGTTGAAATAAAGAAACCTTTTCCTCCACGGAATTGCACGCCGTGTGAATTTACCGATGTACCCTTCTGGGTTTCTTGGGAAAGCGGGCACGTGAATTAAGTCGGTTGGTTTCGTGTGACAGGAAAAGACGTGAACTGTTttgtttcttcttgttttggtagGTTATTAAAGTGAAAGGACAACTTTAGCCTAACCAATAATaacaattttaataaaataaacataaagaTGTCAATTACGTGGATCCACCCACCGTCCACGTCTAGTTATGGGTTGATTTTATCTATAAGAATATAAGATTGGTAGCATAGAGAAGATGGAtgtgccattcaaaaaaaaagatAAGATGGATGTTAGAAATACTAATTGAATGATAAATTCTATTTCACGTGTTATTATGTGAAGGATAAATCAATCGAAAGTTCAAAGATAATTGTAACTAGTAATCAGGCCTGCGCGAGTACATCATAAACATCGAATGGATTTGTTTAAGTGTTaggtgatgcgttaaccatacgAAAACGCGTGTTTCGACAACCTATATAAGTATTGCGATTGGATCATATCGTAAAACAAATTGAATGTATCTCGTACAATTATTAAACTATATTTAAATTGTGTAGGAATTAGGTTTATTCACGAGCTGGATTCGGGCTAGTACATTAAATTCGAGACAAATCGAGTCGGGCTCAAGATTAAAACAATACGACCCAAGCCAACTCGACTTATATGTCTCAACCAAGTTAAAATCTGACAAcataaaaagtaaataaaaaagaCTTAGCAAATAATAACCATATTAACTATGTAGCATTGGCAACAATTTTATTGTAATGTATTTATAGTTTTATTGTATATTCATTATGTTGAAATTATTCTGAAAGCAACCTAAAAATATGAGCTTTGAAGATCTATACaaataatctaatctaatctaattaATATTGTATGATAACTGAGTGTATTCAAATAAACATTCTAGTTTGAAAAAAGGGGCATTCCGAGAATCGAACTCGGGACCTCTCGCACCCAAAGCGAGAATCATACCACTAGACCAAATGCCCGTATATTATTGTTTTGGAATAATTGTATACATATTTTATGTTTCTAAGTAATGTAACCAATCTAAGCAACCCTTGCAAGGCAATTAAAGTATATAATTAGAACCAGTTCCGCATAGTTAGTAATAATTTGTGACCACATTCTTGCTTAAAACATGAAATTCTCACGGCTGAAATCGAGCCTTATGATACATAGATACAAGATTCGAAGATCATCGGAaatacaaaagaaaaaaaagagtaTAGCATAGCATAGCTTATGAAACACCAAAGATTTCAACTGTCAACTAGCTAGCTGGCTCATATCTGCACACGCAATCGTATATATTCCCTTTAATCAACTTCTCAGCCAACCTTTGATTCTTCACCATCGCAAGCTACACAAAAACATTTTGATCATAACCATCATCACccaagccaaaaaaaaaaaaaaaaaaaaaaaaaaaaaaaaaaaacagctcTTCAAGATAAACAAGAAATCTTTGTGAAAATGGCGGCAGGAGCAGGTATTTACCTTCAAAGCATCACATTTAAACCGAGCATTATAGTTGGTATGCAAAGCACGCCCCATCCCTTCCAAAATGACCTACACAAATAAATCATAAACTCGTTCACCAATGTTTTCACAGTAATAAATCCGGATAATTTTTGGCTAAACAACATGGTTTGAAGTTGGACAACCGCATACCAAATCAGCATCTTTGGCAACAGCAGCTAGCTCAGAGCTGACCTGCCTCAAGTCAATGCAGGGACTCCCGCAACCATTTTCAACCACCATTAACGGAGTTGAAGATAACTTCTCACTCGGATTATCTTGAGGATTACTCATTGCATCCATAAGTAAACCGCCAGCTTCAGCAGCTCCACGAAGAATGTCACAATGCTGTCGttataacaaaaacaaaataatTCAGCAAAAAGAAAATAATTATAAATTTTACAAAATCGGGCcgtataatttttttataagacCTTGGCAGCCTCGGCAACAATTTCTGGAAGTTCCATCGCGGTAACATCATTTAGTGCGGGAAGGGAGTTTCCAACAAGCACAACCTGCATAACAAAATTTAATTAGcaaattttataattttaaaattgtAAAGCGTAATTATGTCATTCTGACTCACTTCAGTTCCACGGCGTAGAAGCTCACGGGCCAGGGGAAGCATTCCTAAAACAACATCAGCACCTGAATTGTCCACAAAAAGCAAAGCTCGCTTATGACGAAAAGAGGGTTTCTTGTCTCCAAAACCCATTCTTTCCTTAAACGCATCAAAATCATCCACCTAAAACACACGCACAATTAGATGCGtcattctttttttcttttttgttcaTAAACATTTAATATTTAATTGTACTTGCCCGCCATGGTCTTTGCATCTTTTTGCGACTCATTCTATATATTTCAATAATCGTTCCTTTGTGATAAAGATCAACACAAGCACGGGATCCCCAATCGAAGATATTTGCAGCAAGAACGCCTTCTATTAATGTAAGAAGTCTTGTTTCCTGAAAAAGAAGAATTGATTATTTAGCGGGTAATATAAAATGCACTAAAACAAGCaaaacataaaatatttttagaaaatgtcTACAATTTTGGGAGTAATTAATGATagggggtgtgcacggttcggttcggttagtAGCATTAACCGAAACCGTAACCGAAGTCATTGGTTAATCAGTTTGGCTTATTCTAGTTAATTTGTTGGGTTTTCGGTTCgattcggttaatttcggttcatAACCAAACCAAACAAGGGCTAATTTTTTACTTAAAAATACATGTAGTGGATGTATAAACACATGAAATGGtagtataaaacatgaaatgggggtataaaagctaaaaaaatatgaaaatataaatTGTTCATTAACAGAAACTGTAACCGAAGTCATTGGTTAATCGGTTCGGCTTATTCTAGTTAATTTGTTGGTTTTTCGGTTCGATTCGGTTAATAACCAAACCAAACAAGGGCTAATTTTTTTACTGAAAAATACATGTAATGGATGTATAAACACATGAAATGGATACATGAAATGGGGGCATAAAAGctaaaatatatgaaaatataaatggttcggttcggttaatttcggttaaccgaTGGTACAAAAAAAAACCGATAACCGattttcggttaatttcggtttgGTTTCTTCGGTTTTCGGTTCGGGTTCGGTTAACGGTTTCGTTATTGCTCACCCTAATTAATGATACGATGAATTGCTAACATACCTCACTCATACTATCAAGCTCCATTAAAAGATCAGGCAAGACAGCAAGTGATGCCTCATTCTCTCTGCCAAACAATTTAAGTTAAGTTTCAATCAATTGAAATTTCATAAGGGTTTATAGAAAAaacgttttaaaaaaaatataaataataccTCTGTTTAATAGTACTATATGCATCAAAAAAGTTGAATTCTCGCAAGCATTCTTCTCTTAATTCAAGAAGATTCGCAAGGCCTAATTTTCCATAAGCAGCAGGTTCTTCCATCAACCTGTAGCATAACAAGGCGTTATGCACAAAGAGAAATTGTAAAGTATAAGTTGTTGGAAAATATTTAATTAACAATACTTTAGGGATATATTattatagagttaaatgccattttagtccctatggtttgggtcattttgtcagtttagtccaaaggtttcatttttcgcctgtgggtccaaaaaggtttcaccattaccattttagtccacaaggttaacttcatcaatttttttgttaacgagatgggaaattcggtcattttatatggccgaattgcccttctagttaacataattacatataaaatgaccgaattgtccttctcgttaacagaaaaaatggatgaagttaacccagtggactaaaatggcaacgatgaaatctttttggaccctcatgcaaaaaatgaaacctttggactaaactggcaaaatggtccaaaccatagcgactaaaatggcatttaactcattaTTATATTTACCTTGCCAAATGAGCAGAAAATGCACGAGCAAAGGCATCACCTCTTCTTCTAGCATCATCTGTTCCACCTTCACTCGCCACCGCCTACATATTCCGTAACAATTTTAAATACAAAGTAACATGACTTAAGAAGGTTATTAAAATATAAAACCACATGATTCAAAGTTATGTATACCTTGTCAACAAGGTCTGGTAAATGCTCAGACAACACCGTGAACCAATATCTACAAGAAGATAAATATCCAACGTAGAAAAACAATGATAATCCTTGTATTACTGcccaaaatatataaatattattaataataataataacaacaacaacttaCTCAAGCTCATTGGGATCAGCGAGATCAATGGTGTTTGGTTCATAGCTGTAGATAACACCAACTTTACATAAATCAAGGGCTAAAGAGCTAAACTACCTCCATTATGAATATAATATTGTAATTAATGATAATAATTAGCATACGTTTTAGGGTCAGCCAACAAGGGGAAAACTTCTAATGAGGGAACCAAATGAAGAACACCAACGTTTAAATTACTTTCATCACAACGAAGGGCATCTCCTTTTGAAGACGGGGCCTCAAAGCCACCTAAACCAGTAGTTCTCGGGGAAGCCATTGGAACCGGAGCGGTTATTTTAATTCCCTTCCGTACAAATTTCTCCATCCATGATATCTGAAATAAGTATTTGATACAATACCACATTAAATAAACTagttttcagaaacaaaaaaatatatatatatatctaattcTTTAAACAAGTAAGCATGTAATTCCAGAGAAACACATCATGAACTTGTATAtacaaatataatttaaaaattaTCGAAACGAACATAGGCACATGGTTGAACTTAACATTTCAATGTTTGAATGGAGTTTAGTTTC is from Helianthus annuus cultivar XRQ/B chromosome 9, HanXRQr2.0-SUNRISE, whole genome shotgun sequence and encodes:
- the LOC110879807 gene encoding probable inactive poly [ADP-ribose] polymerase SRO5 isoform X2, with product MSHLLVDHRRVRNDVEEEEVSSSFGSKGGGVYYTPVVEDEGEVSDCESGVSGGPSVEKHDLIGINGLVRLDESDKLCGIIGKKFVNRLGEIGIGVGVEYIHRNMFNASVISQARISSFQIFVKAVEKRNGGDANVKYAWFGGSKDEINKIVLHGFGYDNINKDGLFDHGIVLSADHSPLESVESAIPDEDGIKHILLCRVLLGKTELVSRGSKQSHPSSEDFQSGVDDLVSPKKYIVWSSQMNTHILPEFVISFKTLTSMNSQPFQECDQVPKLDGVPVCVKKPISPWIPIPELIAALSKILPPKAIKEITQFRRSYIEHKIPRCDMIRGIRKITGDRLLLTVLKNFNEQQRRCNRSG
- the LOC110879807 gene encoding probable inactive poly [ADP-ribose] polymerase SRO5 isoform X3; this translates as MSHLLVDHRRVRNDVEEEEVSSSFGSKGGGVYYTPVVEDEGEVSDCESGVSGGPSVEKHDLIGINGLVRLDESDKLCGIIGKKFVNRLGEIGIGVGVEYIHRNMFNASVISQARISSFQIFVKAVEKRNGGDANVKYAWFGGSKDEINKIVLHGFGYDNINKDGLFDHGIVLSADHSPLESVESAIPDEDGIKHILLCRVLLGKTELVSRGSKQSHPSSEDFQSGVDDLVSPKKYIVWSSQMNTHILPEFVISFKTLTSMNSQPFQECDQVPKLDGVPVCVKKPISPWIPIPELIAALSKILPPKAIKEITQFRRSYIEHKIPRCDMIRGIRKITGDRLLLTVLKNFNEQRRCNRSG
- the LOC110879807 gene encoding probable inactive poly [ADP-ribose] polymerase SRO5 isoform X1, with product MSHLLVDHRRVRNDVEEEEVSSSFGSKGGGVYYTPVVEDEGEVSDCESGVSGGPSVEKHDLIGINGLVRLDESDKLCGIIGKKFVNRLGEIGIGVGVEYIHRNMFNASVISQARISSFQIFVKAVEKRNGGDANVKYAWFGGSKDEINKIVLHGFGYDNINKDGLFDHGIVLSADHSPLESVESAIPDEDGIKHILLCRVLLGKTELVSRGSKQSHPSSEDFQSGVDDLVSPKKYIVWSSQMNTHILPEFVISFKTLTSMNSQPFQECDQVPKLDGVPVCVKKPISPWIPIPELIAALSKILPPKAIKEITQFRRSYIEHKIPRCDMIRGIRKITGDRLLLTVLKNFNEQNFDFWQQRRCNRSG